From the Eschrichtius robustus isolate mEscRob2 chromosome 3, mEscRob2.pri, whole genome shotgun sequence genome, the window AAATCTCTCCTCTGAAGGGGGGTCATTCAGAATTTGTAGGAGGGCATTTTCTCTCCACTCCACTGATCCCTCAACCCTAGAAAGGATGGCTGGTCTCTCATATACGACCAACGTAAGCCTCTTCCCTAGCCCTTTAGTTGGGCTCACTGCCAGGAACCCACCGTGTGGAGCAGAGCGCCCTGAGCGAATGCAGCAGGGATCACCCCTGCCCTTGCCCGGGTGCCAGTGttacctccttcctcttcctgccaGAATTGGGCGTCAGTGTAGAACACCAGGCCTGAGCCGCCCTTCTCCCACTTGAGCTCGATCTCCTCCTCAAAGAGCCGCTCAGTGGTCCGCTCCTGCCGGGTCACGTCCTCACGCAGCGCTTCATGCCGCTCCCACTCCTCACCCCGGTCGTCGTCCTGGGAGAAGGTGGGGAGAGGTGACCTGCCTGTCCAGCTTCCTGACCTCAGGCCCACGAGGAGGGCAGCTCAGTGCACAGGAGGTCCCATAGATGGGACCTCAGCTCCTTTCCTCCAAATTTCTCTGAGAAGCAGCACTTTCTGGCCCCTAAGCCGTGACCAAAACATCTCTCCATGCCCTGACTGTTTCTCAACATACTTGGCCCCTTCCACCACAAGCCTGACTCGCTCTTATCCCTGCGCTTTTGGCCATGTTGTTCTCCCTGCCTGAATATCTGCCCTCCTctgccaccaccacctcctcttcACTTGGTTAAATCCTCCTCATTCCTCAAGTTCTATAGCTCACATGAGGTCCCCCACAATGAGGCCCACAGCACTCTCACTGGTCTCTGAATTTCTCACTGCTAATCAATACACCCTGTTTATGCCTTTCTACAttctgtcacaaagaaagaagggACAAGAACTAAACCTATTGTCTACTGTGTCAGGCCCTTCACATACCTTAGCTCCTTTAATCAccccaacaaccctgtgagattaGCACCATTATTCCCattctacaggtgaggaaacctcGATTTAGAGGAGTAAAGTGATTTGCCTAAGAGAGGGGCAGAGCCAGCGTTCAAACCCATACCATACCAATCCCCTTTCCAGATGCTGGTTCTCTCTCTTCAGGGAGCTTGAAGGCTCTTTGAGGGAAGGAAATGAGtcttagaatgtctttggaaTCCTGCGCTAGCCCCTGTGTTTACAACTGCTTGACTGGACTTGTGGAATGATAGAATGACTCCTGGCTTGAAATCTTGGGGACTCCTGCCCCAGTTAAACTCCAGGAGATCTCAGGAATCACTGCTACAGAGCAGGTGCTGGAGAAAAGGCAGGACAGTACCACACACTAAGGATGTGGTCCAGATGTGTTAGCAACTCTGAGCTGGGAACTTTGAAGACACAGGTCAATTATTTCTTACCCAGagtatgcattaaaaaaaaaaaaaaagtttcccaacAAATCACACCTCTCCCGATTGTATGGATGAACAACCAAGTTTGGAGAAAGAGgtagaagaaatgtctatttcattGATAATGTTAAGAGTGGAGGCTAGTGTTCAATCCACAGACTCAAGGTCAGAAAATAGAGGCGACTTCTCAACCACATAATGAAAGCGCACAGAAGTTAGACAAGCAGCGAAGGGGACTCGGTTCACATCCCAGCTGTGCCTCTGCTTCCTTAGATGATCTTGTCTCTTGGTCAGTAGATTTCATCAATGAAAGGGACCCTCCTTACATTTCTTCtgaaggaatgaaaagaagaCCCCTTTGAGAATCTTTTGATAAAAGCTCTGGCCCCTCTCCCAAAGAAACATATACCTGCACGTGCAAATGCAGTTTTACGTTCAATGTCAGGGAGTTCAAAGTCTTTGGAAGCCTCCTGAGGACCCCAGGTTTAGAACTCTGGTAATACACAACTGAAGAGTGGTACTGTTAATGCCTTGGCCTCTCTAAGCTGCCAGCGAGGACAAGGTGGCTCTCTGTACTCACGTCATCTGAGTGtgactcttcttcctcttcctcttcttcctctggctcTCCACAGGGGTTGGCTGGTACGTCTGCCAAGCAGGTTCCCTGGGGTATTTCCTCACCCTCAGCTGTGTACACAAGCTCTTCCTGCTCCACAGTCTCTGAGTCCTCATACTTGAAGGGCACATTGCCGTAGCGCCGGGAGGAACCTGTCTTGGGGAATTGGAGCTGCAGCTGGGTGATGATCCGAGGGGGTAGACGGCAGGCCCGGATCAACTCCAAAAAGACCCGCAGGGGAGTCCCCACATTTCCACTGGGCATCAGCACCGGTGGGTTCAGCTCTGGCAGTTGCCTCAGGTCGGCCAGCGTGAAGGCTTCACTCTCAGCCTTCCGACTCTGCAGTTCCTTCCGGGTCTTGAAGGGAAAGGAGTCCAAACCTTGGGGAGCAGGGAGAAGAACAGCTCTTGAAACCTAAAAGTCTCCAGCAACACTTGAGCCAGAAACTGTTCAAGGTTTAAATCCTTTAGCCTAATGCTGTTTCTCCCTTTCAAACTTTTCCAGTGTCCCTTCCTCTGTTCCCTGACCAGAACCACCTAGTAATTTCATGCCATTTCTCATCACCTAGGCTAAGCTCACAAGTTTCTTCCAGATCTGGTTCCTGATAACCTTTTGATTCTCAACTGCCaccaaccctcaccccctgcacacCGTCATACCATGTGTTCCAATCACATCAAACAATTTAACATGCCCTGAGAGTTTCATGGGCTTTCACATCTCTGTGTCTTTGCAAATGTCATTTACTTTGAACACCATTCTTTCCCACCAACTCCTGTTTATCTTTCAAGATCCAAATGAAAAGCCACATTTCCTAATCCTTGTAGGAAATGGGTTTCTCCCTCCTCTGTCATCTCACAGCAGTTGGTGTtaaaagagcacaggctctggagcaaaATGCCCAGTTAGTATTGTGACTCTGTCACCTTGTAATATAACACAACTTCTGtattcttcagtttcctcacttataaaatgagTAACAATAGCTCCTAccttataggattgttgtgaggagtcaataagaaaacaaaagacttcGAACGGTGCCCAGTAAGTGCAcaggaagtgctcagtaaatgttaacaaTTAGAATGGCATCTCTGTGACACTTACCTTTTTACAAATCTGTCTTCCTCTCTGGATTCTAAGTACAGACTGTGTCCAACTGTTCTCTGCATACCAGCTAGAGTCACACTACGTCTAGCAATACAGGCtagatttgttgaatgaataaattagagGGCCCTGCACTGTGCTTCCTGTTTCCCTATCAAAGTGATTTCCCATGAAAATGGGAGCTGTCCAGAGAAAAGAGTTTGTCTCTTCATTTTCATCTTGCCAACAGAGGACTGGGTGGGGAGCAACAAAGACAATATCTGATTTCCTTTTTCCCCTTCTATGTCAGTGCAAAATCAAAAGGGTCTCGGAATAGACTTAATAAACTGGAAAGATCATCTGAATAggcctctttctgtttttttttttccccctagtttTTCTAACGTGCGAGTGGAGCCTGAAACTTTGTCCAGAAATGATATAAACTCCTAAAGAGCCCTAACGAGAGACCTGACTTATCCTCAACAATCGGACCGGTGCCTCTGTTCCAGTGCCTCTAGTAGTCTCAGTCTATTATCTCTCCTACTCGTACCTGATGCCTCCGTAGGTAGCCGAAGTCTGCGGATGAAACAACGACCAGGTAACCAAGTCCCCTGAGAATCCAGCCACCGGCGGCCCGAGTACATACGGAGAAACCTCTGGGCTTGAGTTGGCCCCCGTACCGAGATGACGCAGCAGCAGGTGCGGGTCTGGGCGGGAGCAGAGTCCTGAGTGGAGAGAGTGCGGGCATCGTTGAGTGAAGTCTGGCCGAGACCCTGGCGGATAGGAGTTAGGATAGAGTCGGGAGCAGCCTGGGGAGGGGCCCGCTCAGGCCGATGCCGGTAGTGGAAACAGAGGAAGCCACAGTCGCTCTGTTCCCGGAACTGGCTAAAGTAGCTCCGTAGCTGGGCTGAGCGCAACTCCGCCGGGATACCGCTCACTATTAAGTAAACTGCCGCCGCCTCTGCCGCGCTGGACGCCGCCATCTTGGGTGTCACATGATCGGCTGGAACCAACACTTGCGAGAATATTGCGAGGGGCGCTGAGCTGCTGCAATACTGCGTAACCGGTGATTAGTTCGCCGGGGTTGTGGACGTGGAACCAAGAGCTGGGAAAGCACGGAAGGAGGTCGTTAGGTCCCTTTCCCGCAGACAGAAGCCGGTGGTGATGGGTAAAACTGACCTGAGAGGTGGGGTTACGACTCTCTTTCATAAGGCGCTAGTGAGGATCAAATCAGAAGCCTGAGGGAGGGGCAGTGTTTAAGATTTTTAGCTGTTGGATATCTCCCAAACCCAATCGCAATTCTATATCCGTTTAGAGCCTTTTCAGTCGTAAATCCATTTATGCTACCAAAACATATTGGTGAACTCccacaaatcagtaagaaaaagataaTCCAATTGAAAAGTGGGCCGAAGACCCTTCACAGAAGGGAAACACATGCAATTAACAATGAAAGATGCTCAATCTCaatcatcaaagaaatgtaaTGAGACCCACTTCATAGCCACAAGGttggcaaaaaattttaaatcctcaaATCCTCTTTTAAATCCTGATGATGTAGAGCAACTGGAGCTCCCATACACTGTTGGAAGTGTAAGCTGGtaccaccactttggaaaacaacttgGCATTACCCTGTAAAAGTGAAACTACACATACCTTttgacccagccattccacttatagttatatattttaaagaaattcttgCGTATGTTTATCAGGAGATGTACCAACAATGCTGAACCTCGCTCAAGCCCTGTGATCCTGGAAAACAGCGAAAGTTAAGAAACCCCTCCCACCCTTTTGTGTTCTGGAACACAACTTACTGCAAAGAGACACCCTTCCTTATATTACTTACATAAAACTCATGGGTGCCCCCTTGTTTACCTATGGCAAGGCTAGACACAGACTCCAAATTTCAATTCTTTGCCTCATAAACGCTTAGATGAACTGCTTTTCCCCACAGAGCAACGAAAACAAAATGCTTGTTAACTAAACTTTGGTTaagcttctctccttcctccaggtCCATGAACTTTGCgctgtgtccccctcccccagcttgaGCTGTACACAACCCCTCCTTAACAGCCCCTCCTGAGAATAGGCTGGGTTCAGGGTAAAACATTCTCTGATCTACTGTGCCATAAACCGTTCCTGGTCATCCCACTTCCTCACACCCAGTTCTTTCTAGCCTTATTTACTCCCCCCTATGAAAGAAAACCTCTTTGCCTAACCCTTGAGACACGTGTAGGTCTTATGGTTAGAGCTTCTCTCTGCAATAGCTTCCTTCTCCCTATTTCAGTAGTTCCTTTCCTTCCTTgcaataatcacttcaaataaaGTCCCTCCTTCCTAAGTCCAGATTTGTTTGTTATTTGACAGTATGTATGAATATTCATAGTTGCAGTGTTTGTAAGAGCAAAAACTGTCATTTAGTACCAGTAATTTCTGGTATATGATACTGAgtgaaaataagtcagaaaacagaatattccacttgtataaagttcaaaaaatacaaatcaacatTTTTTAAGGATACACATATAAGTATGCTTTAAGATCataaagggagttccctggtggcctaatggttaggattccgggctttcactgctgggccGGTTCAATCTGAGATCCTGCAAGGCACGTggcgctgccaaaaaaaaaaaaaaaagtcaaggcttAGAAATTTGATCCTTAGCTAGCAGTGTGACttggggcaagttactcaacttccTTGAAcctaaatttcctcatctgttggATAGGAATAATAGTCCCTACCCTTAGAGGATTGTGGTGAGAATTTAATGTCATCACGCATATAAAAGTCCTCAGTAAATGCCTAGCATACAGTAAGTCCTCCTTAAACGTTACCTGTTATTTTCATGAGAATGGGGAGCCACAAATACGAGAGGGCTTTCCCtacttattctattttatttatttatttatttataaatatttatttatttatttggctgctccaggtcttagttgcggcacacgggatcttcagttgcagcatgtgaactcttagttgtggcacgtgggaatcttaattccccaaccagggatcgaacctgcagtggaagagtggagtcttagccactggaccactggggaagtccctccctACTTACTTTAATTTTTCATCTTTGTACGCCtttcacatagtaggtgcttagggAAAGCTGGTTGGTTGTTGGAGGCCTTGCTGCCTTTGGGAGGGATCAAGAAATGATTAACCCCAAATTCAGGGTAGTCATTATCTTTGGGTGATAGATTTAGAAAGATGTCAAAAGCTGATGGTAATAATGATCTGTGGAACAATGATGAGGGTTCTTGTactgttattcttttttcttttttttttttaaacctgggcctgtggcagtgaaagcaccgggtcctaaccactgaatgccagggaattcccagtactgTTACTctttatatattacaaatattttattttactcaatatttttaaagttttttaaaaaattaatttatttttggctgtgttgggtcttagttgcagcatgtgggatctttcgtcatggtgggcttctctctagtcgtggcacgagggctccagagcgcatgggctcagtagttacggcacgTGGCCTTAGTtgcctcgtggcatgtgggatcttagttccctgaccagggatcaaacccgcgtcccctgcattggaaggcagattcttaaccactgaaccaccagggaagtcccatattttactcaatattttaaaaatcttaaaagggAAAATACTATTTCAAAAAGCAATAAAGCAAGTGATTACATTGTGGTGATCACAAATATCCACCTATTcaagaactaaaaaataaaaacagttctaACGAGCATCTGGGTAATTGTGAAAAGGGACAACGTTACATCTGGATTTTAAAATCTGCCGATGGATGTTAAGATTGGTACACTATTTTAGAAAACTAGCAAGATCTACTCAAGTTGAGCACACATTCTATGACTCGGTAATTCCGATTCTTGTTATATAGCACCAGTTCTGCAAACATCCATGCACCAAAAAACAAGAATAATGCTAGCGTTATTATCTGATGAACCAAATGTTCCTCAGCAgtataatggataaataaattgtagtgTAATGGGATACTTTACAACAATGAAAGTGAATGAGTTACTGCTACACAGAGCATAGATTATATCTGGATCTCAGATATAATATCAAGTAAAAGAAGAcaaacacaaaagagtacatgctatgcaattccatttatataaagtttgagACAAGCAATCTCATTTATCATGTTGGAAATCAGGGGTTACTGATACCCTTTGGGCAGGAGGGAGTGGTAATGATGGGGAGGGTTTCTGGAGTGTTGCTAATGCTCTGTTTCTTGAGCTGGGTGGTGGTTACAGGGTTGTATTCATGTTGTGATAATTCACCAAGCTATACAGGTGTGATTTGCGtacttttatgtatattatacagAAAAGGTTTAGTTAaagctatgtttttaaaaatctgaaaattgaaaaataagtgTTACGTAGCAAATGATgtgaactgaaataaaaatggtGTGCTCTGGAAAAGCTGTTAGATGACCCAAGAAGTTACGCACTTATGACTACACACAATTGCCATTTGTGGGATGAAATTTCCGAGACTCACAGGATGCTCAGTGTGTAGTAGATTATCAGTAAGCCATCACTGATGGAATGAATATTCCTGGCACTAACATGGGGATGTGCTGCTGAGTGTGGCTGGGGACTCTCTCCAGGGAAAGTGGGCCACTTCCTTGGGGGAACAAACAGACCAGATTTCTCATCAAAAACTTAAACCCAAAGGTAACCaagactacatttaaaaaattttttttgtgtgttgtgtattttatttattattattatttttggctgtgttgggtcttggttgctgcacgggggctttctctagttgtggtgagtggaggctactctgcGTTGTGGTGCACCAGCTTttgattgtggtggcttctcttgttgcagagcacgggctctaggcgcgcgggcttcagtagttgcagcacggagGCtccgtagttgcggcacacgggcttagttgctccgcggcaatgtgggatcttcccggaccagggatcgaacccctgtcccctgcattggcaggcggattcttaaccgctgcgccaccagggaagtcccaagactacATTTTCACTCTCATTCTACCTTACAGTGAGGTGGGGAGAAGGAGTCTAGGTGCTGTTATTTATTCTCCACTTGATCATCTCTGGCCGTTAAAGACTCAAGATAGCATAGCATTTAAGAGCATAGGCCCTAAATCCAGACcagctgagttcaaatcctgactctactACTATTAactgtgtaaccttgagcaagttacctaaCTTGGTGCCtcggtttctccatctgtgaaatggagataatgatagtACTTCCAGCATagagttgtaagaattaaataacatAATCCATATAATGTGTTTAGAGCATAGCTCTCCATAACTGTTAGCTGGTTATTGTTTAGTAGCTACCCAGAATGACCTACCAGAAATGGATGGTCCCCTTTGTTAACCCTGATTCCCCAAGACCTTAGCCTTGTTGCCTCCACCAGTTTCACTGGGATTGCCTCTCTCTGCTGCCTTGTTCTGTGACATGGCCCCTGTTCAACTCTCCAGGATCCTCCCTTGCTCTTAGGTCTCCTGGGATCCAGTTGCCCCAGACCACTGGCAGTTAGCAAAACACCCTTGAACTCTgacacctctgtgcctttgcacctATCATTCCCTCTTGCCTGGCAACTCCCTATTCAATCTCTTTAGCTCATAGCAGCTACCACTTGGCTGAAGCATTTTTCCCATCTCCAGGCAGATTTAATTACTACCTCTTCTGAGCCCCTGCTGCCTGTTGGATGTCCCTCTATCACAGTTCAGATCACTCCGTGTTACAgttacttgtgtgtgtgtctctgccaTAGACAGGATGTTCAATGAAGGCAGGGACTGTATCTTATTTATTCTGTGCTCCTCAGCATCTAGCACAGGATCTGGTACAAGTGGACATCAAGAAAGATGTTGAAAATGGCATGAATGGACGGATGGATAGTGGGTGTTGGCTTTTTGCTGGCATCATAAATTCTAGGTTACGTGACTGTACCAAGGGCAGGGTGTGTCAGCACAGGGCACAGCACCCGTCAACAGCCTGACTGCTTAATAAGCAGTCAATGATTTGGCTAATGAAGGtagaaataatgatgataataaaatggTACCTGAGGCTGACCCAGAGCCACAGCCACTCTCCTGCTTCCTAGTGAGTCATCCCTGGCTGGGCCTGAGGGCAGGGATCAGGCTGAGAGACAGTCAGTAAACAGTGGCTGAGCTGGCTCCAGACAACCTGATCTTGGCCATGACTCACTCCAGCCTGTGCTGGTGGCCAGAGCCCGGCCTCCACAGTCACACAGGCCTGAGTTCGAATCCCAGCACAGATGGTGATCAGTCCAAACCTTGAACAATTTGCATACCCTGTCTAAGCCTGTTTCTTCCTCTACCCTCTCTGGTTGATGTGACACAGTTCCCACTGTTAAGATACTGATAGTGAAGACAGCCTCCCACCTTTGGAAACCCTGCAGTCTCATGGAGAAAGCATTATTGCCCTTATTAAATTgtattatagggacttccctggtggtccagtggttaagactccacgctcccaatgcagggggcctggtttcgatccctggtcaggaaactagatcccacggcccgcatgcggcaacgaagatcccacgtgctgcaactaagaccagtgcagccaaataaataaataaaaatattttaaaaaactgtattatAATTTTCTCCTTAGTTTTGCTAAATTTGTCTTTATCTTCCTCTAGAAGGCTTGGGTAGGGCACAGGGAGTGACTCAAAAGATACagacaagagggcttccctggtggcacagtggttgtgaatctgcctgccaatgcaggggacacgggttcgagccctggtctgggaagatcccacatgccgcggagcagctgggcccgtgaaccacaattactgagcctgcgcatctggatcctgtgctccgcaacaagagaggccgcgatagtgagaggcccatgcaccacgatgaagagtggcccccgcttgccacaactagagagagccctcacacagaaacgaagacccaacacagccataaataaaaaaaaaaaaaaaaaaaaaaaaaactcctgagattaaaaaaaaaaaaaaaaaagatacagacaaGAAACAGAAGTGtagcttggacttccctggtggcatagtggttaagaatccacctgccagtgcaggggacacgggttcgagccctggtccgggaagatcccacatgccgcagagcaactaagcccatgtgccacaactactgagcctgtgctctagagcccgcgagccacaactactgagcccacgtgccacaactactgaaccccgtgcgcctagagcccgtgctctgcaacaagagaagccaccacaatgagaagcccgcgcaccgcaaccaagaatagcccccgcttgccgcaactagagaaagcccgtgcgcagcaacgaagacccaacacagccaaaaataaataaataaatttattttttaaaaaaagaagtgtagcTCCCCAATCATGTGGAGGGGTAGGGAAGAAATTTGCAAAGGAACAAGGTAGGCTAATAAGGGAAGCTATTTGGATGATGGAAACATTAGGTAAGTTGAGGGAAAAGGCTGGGGCGGAGAGTGGAGAGGAGCGCTTTCTAATGCCTGCTCAGGGTTAGGGAGGGCGGGTGAGAGGCAGGAAGACTCagtctgaggttcagagaggagcAACAGTAAACTAACGGGGGCAGTTGGTGAAGGGACATAAAAGAATGACCCCAAATCCCTGAATCTGCAAGATTTGGCTCCTATGGGGAGATGAGTCATCTGCTCTTGAAAGCGTTGACTCATGCGTCTGCAAGGTGAGATGGACCCAAGGGGTGGAAGGGGCAGGGTAGGGACAGGTGTCAGGGACTGAGGTCTGGGTCTGGGGTTCTGGTGGAGGGTGAAGGGGTAGAGGGGTGCAGGGCTTGTTCCTGGGCTCTAGAGGACGTCTCTACTTGGGGATATGATTAGGTCCTGGCTGGGGGGGTGTCGCTGAGCAGGACATGGCCTTTCTGACAGGAGGGTGGATATTGGGGTTGCCATGGGAAAAGGGAGTGATTGAGGCCCTAAATGCTGGACAGAGCAGTTTGGCCTGTATTTGCAGCCTCTGGGTAGAACCTGAAGTGTACGGACTCAGGTCTCCCTACGCTGGGGGCCACTTTTTCTTTTACTGTGACATACAGAAGGTGGAGCGCATGCTCTGGTGTGTCCCACCTATGGGTGGAGGGGTGTAGGTGTGAACGTCTGGCTTGGGGGTACGTCTCCTCTCTGTGAATGTGTTTGCCATATGTCGCTGGGTGAGTGTATCTGGGCTGTGCATTTCTGTGCTGTGTGTGGGCTGATGGAGAGTCTGTTTTGTGGGTCTATGTAAGCGTGTCTGAGTTGTTCAAC encodes:
- the GPATCH3 gene encoding G patch domain-containing protein 3 — protein: MAASSAAEAAAVYLIVSGIPAELRSAQLRSYFSQFREQSDCGFLCFHYRHRPERAPPQAAPDSILTPIRQGLGQTSLNDARTLSTQDSAPAQTRTCCCVISVRGPTQAQRFLRMYSGRRWLDSQGTWLPGRCFIRRLRLPTEASGLDSFPFKTRKELQSRKAESEAFTLADLRQLPELNPPVLMPSGNVGTPLRVFLELIRACRLPPRIITQLQLQFPKTGSSRRYGNVPFKYEDSETVEQEELVYTAEGEEIPQGTCLADVPANPCGEPEEEEEEEEESHSDDDDDRGEEWERHEALREDVTRQERTTERLFEEEIELKWEKGGSGLVFYTDAQFWQEEEGDFDEQTADDWDVDMSVYYDADGGDKDARDSVRIRLERRLRDGQEAGSVIGHQMGTFERHTKGIGRKVMERQGWAEGQGLGSGCSGVPEALDSDGQHPRCKRGLGYHGEKLQPFGQPKRPRGTGLGLISTIYDEPLPQDQGESLLRRQPPTSMKFRTDMAFVRGSSCASDSPSEPAWQVQGLR